The genomic window CCTTAAAAGTATATCAATAATATTGACATCATCATTAATATCCACTTTTTCATCGGGTAATGATAAATAATTGTTTGATGTGCATATGCGTTTTTTCTCCTGAACGTGCAAggtattttttataaaatttattaactGTTCAGAAGAAAATGTTTCTTCTgttaataatttctttacTTCATTTATGAGTTGCATTTCATATTgaattttatcattatcgAAAACATTTTGAatgtcattattattttccatatgggttatattttcacatatattattatttattatttcttttttatgtGGTGAGAATCGTCTCATTTTGGTTCCACTTTTTcttaatgatatattttctgttaataaaagaagttgtccaattattattaacaaaGCTGTTTCGCATTTTAAAATTCGTTCTgttaaattaaaaaagtGGAAGTTaagtttttttattaaatataattcaaGTTCTGAAAATCCTCTTTCACATCCAAGCATTAAAAGAATTTTCCCTTTTTCCATATTCAAAATGGAGTATTCAATTGAttccatatttttctttttaacATTTGTATGTGCACATATTTTTAACGTATGTTCATCCGtatatttttccatattCATGAAAAATGAGCTAAAAGAgtaatgtatataaatttcGGGAAATCTAGTACACATGGCTTGTTCTAAGCCTAACTGAAGAGCAAGTTtaatttcttcattttttaaaattttacTAGATTCATAACATTTATTAGAAAAATCAGAAAAcacaataataatttttttcaccCCTAATGAAGATAACTGTTGTAAGAGTTTATTTAACACTTTTGGTCGAGGTATACATAAAACAACATCTATAGGAAGAACGTTATCGTTTGATTTTTCTTCTAAATGAATAGGCcttaataattttataatataataacttTTGCTCTCTTCTATAACTTTCCCTTCTCCTTTACCTTTATTTATTACTCCCACTTTAATAATCTGATTTAATGTAACATTTAATATGTTCTTTAAATGACTAGTTTGTCTATTATCTgttttgaaaaaatattcttcattatttttatatattattttggAACTAATGAGTATtaaattcattatatattaaaatatattttatgcTAGGATATGATGTTATTTGTTATAGTGGTGGATATTTTTATGGTTTGATTCTTTTTgatcttttttaataaaatataaataaataaataaataaataaataaatatatatatatatatatacaattcatagatttaatattttaattatattttggTTAAAGCGaatgtaataattttttacatatatatatatatatatatattatatgctGTACGTTTTAATACgttaagaaaaaaaataatacattaaaaaatgttaattAAGAAGGATATTAATATGATGTTGGAAAtaacttaaaaaaaataataaaataaatattacatatatatatatatatatataatataatgtttttaaaataacagaaataaaaaaaaatatatatatattgtatacctttatagatatataaatataataattctaatttttatgaagaacaaaaaaaaaaaaaaataaataaataaatagtaaataaataatataaagaatatatactatatttatatatatatatatattattataaaaatatataaaatatatgtgcATGAATAGGATGGAATTCAAAAAattacatatgtatatataatattgtatatattatatatacaatacaataatattatatatatatatatttatttatttatccatttttattttacacCTGTTAAAAGAAAGATACAaatttaaaacaaaatattaaaaaaagtatcaataaatatatcatatagcatacagaataaaaaattataaagcatatattatatgaagaaagatacatttaaattttatatttttgttatgctaaaattataaaatcatttatgtaattcattaaaaaaaaaaaaaaaaaaaaatagcttttaattatttttttatatttcgTTGTTTTCAATGTGTATAAAGAAGTAAAATACAAATTGcaatataaattaaaaaaagttggacaaatttatttgtatGATATTGGTTTGCATTTGATAAAAGTAACTAAATTAGAACAAAAATACATAATGAAAAGATGATGTGATTGTTAAACGTTTTAAAtggttatatatatatatatatatatataatatcctttatgttttttatttatttatttattttctttgtttttttatttttttattttagtGGTGTTTGGCAGTCCATTTAGTGATACCTATCCATCATTTATTTGGAAATCACTTAAGAAGAGtagaaaaggaaaagacATTTTTaatccttttttttatgctttaaataaaacaaagtaatgatttaaaaaataaataaataaaaatatatatatatatatatatatatatatatatatatatgaacatgttcataattttattaaaaatattatgaattGTTCAGGTTAATTTTgaatacataaataattaaatttatacatatatatatatatatatttttttttttttgtaagAATTTATgatcatatattaaaatacaATACTCGTTATTGGCTATTTGTTGTGACAACAGGATGTGTAACATCCTATTTTTGGGGTGTATGGTTTAATAATCAATGGAAGAGAATAAATAAGGGGgtaagaaaatataaatgaataaataaataaatatattcatatatatatattatatttatttgtttgcttatttttttatttttagaaATTATACATTGATTGTCCCTATAAATATCCAGAAGAAGAAGATTAGGATATGAATTAGTGacttttcctttttttttttttttttttttttttacatattaaaaatggaTGAATTGACACATAGaaaattatcatatgtTGACATATTATTAAGGTTATTATGTAggataaattattatttttttattggACTTCCAAAATTGTGACAtcttttgtattatttaattttttaatatattaacatcTTAATgttaacatatatataaaaacatatacattttgtaaaatatatatatatatatatatatattttattttaattattattattatttttttttatattcgTATAATCATTTTGACAGAAAATGCATGAAAAATGTTGAACGtcaaaatattaataaaagacACCAACTTTATATGTATCATTATAAACATTaatgtataaaatttttataacttTATGATTAGAAGAAAATCTTTttgacaaaaaaaaaaaaaaaaaaaaaaaaaattaaggtataaatataaatatatataaataaatatatataaataaatatatataaataaataaatatatatatatatatatatatatatatatatatatataaacaaatgtgtaaaaaatttattgatttatttatttttacaaatacaaaattgttatattaACAAATATTGTATCTCtttatatgaaaagaataaatgcaatgatgatataaagatataaaagcacaaattttgttttataaattttgttGCTTGGAACAAGAAAAGTATAGTAGATAAGTCTACTAGGGTGGATAATAAATCAATTATAACACTTATTTCTCCTATACAAAAGttttttgtattaatagataatttatttttttcaatatgattatgatatattttatattcttcatCTGTATTTTTAAGTTCACTATGAACATCTAAATTGTTGTGTACATCTTTGGTGTTATGAATTaccttattttttaaatagatattttctttattattgtGTCCATATTTCGGAgattcatttaatatattatttttatttatggTTCCATCATCATTAcaatgaatattattatgcTCTACACTACTATTAGAACTACTATGACTATATTTATCGATAGGcgtattatttttatgagAAGTATTGgttattttatattccttttcattattttttttttctaatgTTAGCATTTGATAGACTTgaaaattaatatttgaTCTAATAGAAGTGTAGGTTAATATACTTAAACTTTTTAATATGGAAgataaagaataaaataaataataaatatatatattatttgcTAGAT from Plasmodium reichenowi strain SY57 chromosome 6, whole genome shotgun sequence includes these protein-coding regions:
- a CDS encoding putative membrane protein (conserved Plasmodium membrane protein, unknown function) produces the protein MKFFVFHLLFILLSYNSFAYVLNKNIKTLSLSSNIYKKNLFYRKKNIRPLKIYVYPSFIKNIIKPLENSYFRNYFMYRSLARICVSLSSAFSLGAKLYLYKKNMNSLFLTQLLMNNEILIKILKICWLYKLSHFIDKNVKLCRYLSTVFYIISIYLDIFSTYNLANNIYIYYLFYSLSSILKSLSILTYTSIRSNINFQVYQMLTLEKKNNEKEYKITNTSHKNNTPIDKYSHSSSNSSVEHNNIHCNDDGTINKNNILNESPKYGHNNKENIYLKNKVIHNTKDVHNNLDVHSELKNTDEEYKIYHNHIEKNKLSINTKNFCIGEISVIIDLLSTLVDLSTILFLFQATKFIKQNLCFYIFISSLHLFFSYKEIQYLLI
- a CDS encoding hypothetical protein (conserved Plasmodium protein, unknown function): MVFGSPFSDTYPSFIWKSLKKSRKGKDIFNPFFYALNKTKIYDHILKYNTRYWLFVVTTGCVTSYFWGVWFNNQWKRINKGKLYIDCPYKYPEEED
- a CDS encoding RNA methyltransferase, putative, yielding MNLILISSKIIYKNNEEYFFKTDNRQTSHLKNILNVTLNQIIKVGVINKGKGEGKVIEESKSYYIIKLLRPIHLEEKSNDNVLPIDVVLCIPRPKVLNKLLQQLSSLGVKKIIIVFSDFSNKCYESSKILKNEEIKLALQLGLEQAMCTRFPEIYIHYSFSSFFMNMEKYTDEHTLKICAHTNVKKKNMESIEYSILNMEKGKILLMLGCERGFSELELYLIKKLNFHFFNLTERILKCETALLIIIGQLLLLTENISLRKSGTKMRRFSPHKKEIINNNICENITHMENNNDIQNVFDNDKIQYEMQLINEVKKLLTEETFSSEQLINFIKNTLHVQEKKRICTSNNYLSLPDEKVDINDDVNIIDILLRGISTLNGNEETNFENVYLSLQLKKIKYKQRFYLSYSDIKNNVDDDGVYIYRTQRYVSKKKK